A genomic window from Nocardioides rotundus includes:
- a CDS encoding trans-sulfuration enzyme family protein, whose amino-acid sequence MPDDMPAEESPTTRTLRPATVAVTAGRPPHTTDQPLNVPVTFASTYVAGGDLEYGRYDNPSWAAFEEALGRLEGGRCLSFASGLAAVSTVLDLVGHGAKVVAPRHAYNGVIGQLGDLEMRGRLTAQLVDVTDTDAMVAACEDAALVWLESPTNPALEVADIPAITRAAHEAGAYVVVDNTFATPLLQRPLDDDVDLVLHSATKFIAGHSDVLMGAVATRDDELYGVLKGRRDLTGAVPGPMEAFLALRGLRTLHLRVERAEANAQELVRRLSEHPAVGEVRYPGFGAIISIVLAQGAMAADLLTHKTSLWVHATSLGGVESTFERRRRWKVEPATIPDALVRMSVGVEDVEDLWDDLRPALDGLV is encoded by the coding sequence ATGCCTGATGACATGCCCGCCGAGGAGTCGCCGACGACGCGGACGCTGCGCCCGGCCACGGTCGCGGTGACCGCCGGCCGACCGCCGCACACGACCGACCAGCCGCTCAACGTGCCGGTCACCTTCGCCTCGACCTACGTCGCGGGCGGCGACCTGGAGTACGGCCGCTACGACAATCCGAGCTGGGCGGCGTTCGAGGAGGCGCTGGGCCGGCTGGAGGGGGGCCGCTGCCTCTCCTTCGCCTCCGGGCTCGCGGCGGTCTCGACCGTGCTGGACCTGGTCGGCCACGGGGCGAAGGTCGTGGCTCCCCGGCACGCCTACAACGGCGTGATCGGCCAGCTCGGCGACCTGGAGATGCGCGGCCGCCTGACCGCGCAGCTGGTCGACGTGACCGACACCGACGCCATGGTCGCCGCGTGCGAGGACGCCGCCCTGGTGTGGCTGGAGTCGCCGACGAACCCCGCGCTGGAGGTCGCCGACATCCCCGCGATCACCCGGGCCGCGCACGAGGCCGGCGCCTATGTGGTCGTGGACAACACCTTCGCCACCCCGCTGCTGCAGCGTCCGCTGGACGACGACGTCGACCTGGTGCTGCACTCGGCCACCAAGTTCATCGCCGGCCACTCCGACGTACTCATGGGCGCGGTCGCGACCCGCGACGACGAGCTGTACGGCGTGCTCAAGGGCCGCCGCGACCTCACCGGCGCCGTCCCCGGGCCGATGGAGGCCTTCCTCGCGCTGCGCGGCCTGCGCACCCTGCACCTGCGGGTCGAGCGTGCCGAGGCGAACGCCCAGGAGCTGGTACGCCGGCTCTCCGAGCACCCGGCCGTCGGCGAGGTGCGCTACCCCGGCTTCGGCGCGATCATCTCCATCGTGCTGGCGCAGGGGGCGATGGCCGCCGACCTGTTGACCCACAAGACCTCGCTGTGGGTGCACGCCACGTCCCTCGGCGGCGTCGAGTCGACCTTCGAGCGGCGCCGCCGGTGGAAGGTCGAACCCGCGACGATCCCGGACGCGCTGGTCCGGATGAGCGTCGGCGTCGAGGACGTCGAGGACCTCTGGGACGACCTGCGCCCGGCCCTGGACGGGCTGGTCTGA
- a CDS encoding NAD(P)H-dependent glycerol-3-phosphate dehydrogenase, whose product MSHGKVTVFGAGSWGTAFSVVLADAGNDVTIWGRRQEVCDVINAEHRNPDYLPEDVLLPDRVRATHDVEEAVDGSDLVVFAVPSQSFRENLTEWAPLLPATAPMVSLMKGVELGSLKRMSEVIAEVTGAGPERIAVVTGPNLSKEIARRDPAASVVACADESVAQQIQDRVHSRAFRPYTSVDVLGCEMGGAYKNVVALAVGMAVGLGFGDNTTASVITRGLAETARLSTGLGANPLTLMGLAGLGDLVATCSSPLSRNRTFGEKLGRGMTTEEIVASTRQVAEGAKSCSSLRALAERTGVDAPVVEHVDKVVQGEMTASDMVHAFIERDTKAETD is encoded by the coding sequence GTGAGCCACGGCAAGGTGACGGTCTTCGGGGCCGGGTCCTGGGGAACCGCCTTCTCCGTCGTGCTCGCCGATGCGGGCAACGACGTGACCATCTGGGGGCGCCGCCAGGAGGTGTGCGACGTGATCAACGCCGAGCACCGCAACCCCGACTACCTGCCCGAGGACGTGCTGCTGCCCGACCGGGTGCGCGCGACCCACGACGTGGAGGAGGCCGTGGACGGCTCGGACCTGGTGGTCTTCGCCGTACCGTCGCAGAGCTTCCGGGAGAACCTCACCGAGTGGGCGCCGCTGCTCCCGGCCACCGCGCCGATGGTCTCGCTGATGAAGGGCGTGGAGCTCGGCTCGCTGAAGCGGATGAGCGAGGTGATCGCCGAGGTGACCGGAGCCGGACCCGAGCGGATCGCCGTGGTGACGGGGCCGAACCTGTCCAAGGAGATCGCCCGTCGCGACCCGGCCGCCTCGGTCGTCGCCTGCGCCGACGAGTCGGTCGCCCAGCAGATCCAGGACCGGGTGCACTCACGGGCGTTCCGCCCCTACACCTCCGTCGACGTGCTCGGGTGCGAGATGGGCGGTGCCTACAAGAACGTCGTCGCGCTCGCCGTCGGGATGGCGGTCGGTCTCGGGTTCGGCGACAACACCACCGCGTCGGTCATCACGCGCGGCCTGGCGGAGACGGCGCGGCTCTCGACCGGCCTGGGGGCCAACCCGTTGACACTCATGGGCCTGGCCGGCCTCGGCGACCTTGTCGCCACCTGCTCCTCGCCGCTCTCGCGCAACCGGACCTTCGGCGAGAAGCTCGGCCGCGGCATGACCACCGAGGAGATCGTCGCCTCCACGCGCCAGGTGGCCGAGGGCGCGAAGTCCTGCTCGTCCCTGCGGGCGCTCGCCGAGCGCACCGGCGTCGACGCCCCGGTGGTCGAGCACGTGGACAAGGTGGTCCAGGGCGAGATGACCGCCTCGGACATGGTGCACGCCTTCATCGAGCGCGACACCAAGGCCGAGACGGACTGA
- a CDS encoding lysophospholipid acyltransferase family protein, which produces MTVRKLSQPRGWAFGLGVAILKPPLLGIASRTWIDGEKIPATGGCVIALNHISHLDPLLVAHFLYDHGRLPRYLAKSGLFTNKALGGFLTSAGQIPVERLSRNAVGAYDAAVQAVNDGECVVVYPEGTITRDPDLWPMRGKTGAARIALETSAPVIPIGHWGAQSILPPYAHKPDLWPRKHITMKAGDPVPLDDLRAEERSQRNIHAATDRIMEAITTLVSDVRGEPAPAERFDPRKAGVEETGNPNRKRDRE; this is translated from the coding sequence GTGACGGTGCGCAAGCTCTCCCAGCCGCGCGGCTGGGCCTTCGGGCTGGGGGTGGCGATCCTCAAGCCGCCCCTCCTCGGGATCGCGTCGCGGACCTGGATCGACGGGGAGAAGATCCCCGCGACCGGTGGCTGCGTGATCGCGCTCAACCACATCTCCCACCTCGACCCCCTGCTGGTCGCGCACTTCCTCTACGACCACGGCCGGCTCCCGCGCTACCTCGCGAAGTCCGGCCTGTTCACCAACAAGGCGCTCGGCGGCTTCCTCACCAGCGCCGGCCAGATCCCGGTCGAGCGGCTCAGCCGCAACGCGGTCGGGGCGTACGACGCCGCGGTGCAGGCCGTCAACGACGGGGAGTGCGTGGTCGTCTACCCCGAGGGCACCATCACCCGCGACCCCGACCTGTGGCCGATGCGCGGCAAGACCGGTGCGGCCCGGATCGCCCTGGAGACCTCGGCGCCGGTGATCCCCATCGGGCACTGGGGAGCGCAGTCGATCCTGCCGCCGTACGCCCACAAGCCCGACCTGTGGCCGCGCAAGCACATCACCATGAAGGCCGGAGACCCGGTGCCGCTGGACGACCTGCGCGCCGAGGAGCGGTCGCAGCGCAACATCCACGCCGCTACCGACCGGATCATGGAGGCCATCACCACGCTGGTCTCCGACGTCCGGGGGGAGCCGGCACCGGCCGAGCGGTTCGACCCGCGCAAGGCCGGCGTGGAGGAGACCGGGAACCCGAACAGGAAGCGAGATCGCGAGTGA
- the cofC gene encoding 2-phospho-L-lactate guanylyltransferase, whose product MATLSPVLLLPVKSPARGKSRLTGRAPEDREALARAFAQDTLEAALSVEGIGRVVVLTTDESVAEAARAAGAEARPDAVPGDLNATLTAAAAEVASDHPVIALCADLPSLRGSDLSRLLAEIPVEAEAFVPDAAGSGTTTYVAPTARFAPRFGPGSAQAHRDAGATPVGLELARLRADVDDAAALERAAALGLGPHTAAVMGS is encoded by the coding sequence GTGGCGACACTCTCCCCCGTGCTCCTGCTCCCGGTGAAGTCGCCGGCGCGGGGCAAGTCGCGGCTGACCGGCAGGGCGCCCGAGGACCGCGAGGCGCTGGCCCGGGCCTTCGCCCAGGACACCCTGGAGGCCGCGCTGTCGGTCGAGGGCATCGGGCGGGTGGTGGTGCTGACCACCGACGAGAGCGTCGCCGAGGCCGCCCGAGCGGCCGGCGCCGAGGCCCGGCCGGACGCCGTACCCGGAGACCTGAACGCGACGCTCACCGCGGCCGCAGCCGAGGTCGCATCCGACCACCCGGTCATCGCCCTGTGCGCGGACCTCCCGTCGTTGCGGGGCTCCGACCTGTCGCGGCTCCTGGCGGAGATACCCGTCGAGGCCGAGGCGTTCGTCCCCGACGCCGCCGGGTCGGGCACCACGACGTACGTCGCGCCGACGGCACGCTTCGCTCCCCGCTTCGGCCCGGGCTCCGCCCAGGCCCACCGGGATGCCGGCGCGACGCCCGTCGGCCTGGAGCTCGCACGACTGAGGGCCGACGTCGACGACGCGGCCGCTCTCGAGCGCGCGGCGGCCCTGGGCCTCGGTCCCCACACCGCAGCGGTGATGGGGTCCTGA
- a CDS encoding HU family DNA-binding protein, which yields MNKSQLIDTLAARFEGNRKQAAHALESVLDTITREVAKGEKVAITGFGSFEKRVRSARTVRNPATGESLRTKKKAVPKFTAGADLKNVISGAKKLPKLPAATAKKATSSTSTAKKSPAKSTAAKKTTTAKKSPAKSTAAKKTTTAKKASTAKKSPAKKASTAKASPAKKASTAKKTTAKKAPAKSTAAKKTSTAKKSTAKKTAKKS from the coding sequence GTGAACAAGAGCCAACTCATCGACACTCTGGCGGCGCGCTTCGAGGGGAACCGGAAGCAGGCAGCACACGCGCTGGAGTCGGTGCTCGACACCATCACGCGCGAGGTCGCCAAGGGCGAGAAGGTCGCGATCACGGGCTTCGGCTCGTTCGAGAAGCGCGTCCGCAGTGCCCGCACCGTGCGCAACCCCGCCACCGGCGAGAGTCTGCGGACGAAGAAGAAGGCGGTGCCGAAGTTCACCGCCGGCGCGGACCTGAAGAACGTCATCTCCGGCGCGAAGAAGCTGCCCAAGCTCCCTGCAGCCACGGCGAAGAAGGCCACGTCGTCGACGTCCACCGCGAAGAAGTCGCCGGCCAAGTCGACCGCGGCGAAGAAGACCACCACGGCGAAGAAGTCGCCGGCGAAGTCCACCGCGGCCAAGAAGACCACCACGGCGAAGAAGGCGAGCACCGCGAAGAAGTCGCCGGCGAAGAAGGCGAGCACCGCCAAGGCGTCGCCGGCCAAGAAGGCGAGCACGGCGAAGAAGACCACCGCGAAGAAGGCTCCCGCCAAGAGCACGGCGGCGAAGAAGACCAGCACCGCGAAGAAGTCCACGGCGAAGAAGACCGCGAAGAAGAGCTGA
- the leuD gene encoding 3-isopropylmalate dehydratase small subunit translates to MEPFTQHTGVGVPLRASNVDTDQIIPAVYLKRVTRTGFEDGLFAAWRGDDSFVLNQEPYRNGSVLVAGPDFGTGSSREHAVWALQNYGFKVVLSSRFADIFRGNAGKAGLLAAQVDQKVVERLWAFLEENPGGEVSVDLESRTLRAGDGPDAIEDSFDIDDYTRYRLLEGLDDIGITLGHEDAILDYEHRRHPWKPTTANA, encoded by the coding sequence ATGGAGCCCTTCACCCAGCACACCGGCGTCGGCGTCCCGCTGCGCGCGAGCAACGTCGACACCGACCAGATCATCCCGGCGGTCTACCTCAAGCGGGTGACCCGCACCGGCTTCGAGGACGGGCTGTTCGCCGCCTGGCGCGGCGACGACTCCTTCGTCCTCAACCAGGAGCCCTACCGCAACGGCAGCGTGCTCGTGGCCGGGCCCGACTTCGGCACCGGGTCGTCTCGGGAGCACGCGGTGTGGGCGCTGCAGAACTACGGCTTCAAGGTCGTGCTCTCCTCGCGCTTCGCCGACATCTTCCGCGGCAACGCCGGCAAGGCGGGGCTGCTCGCCGCCCAGGTCGACCAGAAGGTGGTCGAGCGACTGTGGGCGTTCCTGGAGGAGAACCCCGGGGGCGAGGTGAGCGTCGACCTGGAGAGCCGGACCCTCCGCGCCGGCGACGGACCGGACGCGATCGAGGACTCCTTCGACATCGACGACTACACCCGATACCGACTGCTCGAGGGCCTCGACGACATCGGGATCACCCTCGGTCACGAGGACGCGATCCTCGACTACGAGCACCGGCGTCATCCCTGGAAGCCCACCACCGCGAACGCCTGA
- the leuC gene encoding 3-isopropylmalate dehydratase large subunit gives MGRTLAEKVWDEHVVRSAEGEPDLLYIDLHLVHEVTSPQAFDGLRLAGRTVRHPELTLATEDHNVPTLDWDKPIADPVSRTQVETLRKNAEEFGVPIHPLGDVEQGIVHVVGPQLGLTQPGMTIVCGDSHTSTHGAFGAIAFGIGTSEVEHVLATQTLPQARPKTMAVTVNGSLPEGVTAKDLVLTLITHTGTGGGQGYIVEYRGQAIEELSMEGRMTVCNMSIEWGAKAGMIAPDQTTFDYIQGRPSAPQGADWDAAVEHWKSLRTDDDAEFDDEIVLDASTMTPFVTWGTNPGQGAPLGASIPRPEDFEEAGDQLAAQKALDYMGLEGGTPLREVKVDTVFVGSCTNGRIEDLRLAASILEGRTVDPDTRLLVVPGSVRVRLQAEEEGLDRIFIAAGAEWRGAGCSMCLGMNPDQLAPQERSASTSNRNFEGRQGKGGRTHLVSVPVAAATAVRGTLSAPADLEPVLQEA, from the coding sequence ATGGGCAGGACCCTGGCGGAGAAGGTCTGGGACGAGCATGTCGTCCGGTCGGCCGAGGGCGAGCCCGACCTCCTCTATATCGACCTCCACCTGGTCCACGAGGTGACCAGCCCGCAGGCCTTCGACGGGCTGCGGCTCGCCGGCCGGACGGTGCGGCACCCCGAGCTCACCCTGGCCACCGAGGACCACAACGTCCCCACGCTGGACTGGGACAAGCCGATCGCCGACCCGGTCAGCCGGACCCAGGTCGAGACACTGCGCAAGAACGCCGAGGAGTTCGGCGTCCCGATCCACCCGCTCGGCGACGTCGAGCAGGGCATCGTGCACGTGGTCGGCCCGCAGCTGGGGCTGACCCAACCGGGGATGACCATCGTCTGCGGCGACTCCCACACCTCCACCCACGGCGCCTTCGGCGCCATCGCCTTCGGCATCGGCACCTCCGAGGTCGAGCACGTGCTCGCCACCCAGACGCTGCCGCAGGCGCGACCCAAGACGATGGCGGTGACCGTCAACGGCTCGCTGCCCGAGGGCGTCACGGCCAAGGACCTGGTGCTCACCCTGATCACGCACACCGGCACCGGCGGGGGCCAGGGCTACATCGTGGAGTACCGCGGCCAGGCCATCGAGGAGCTCTCCATGGAGGGCCGGATGACCGTGTGCAACATGTCCATCGAGTGGGGGGCCAAGGCGGGCATGATCGCGCCCGACCAGACCACCTTCGACTACATCCAGGGCCGGCCCTCGGCGCCGCAGGGCGCCGACTGGGACGCCGCGGTCGAGCACTGGAAGAGTCTGCGCACCGACGACGACGCCGAGTTCGACGACGAGATCGTGCTGGACGCCTCCACCATGACCCCGTTCGTGACCTGGGGGACCAACCCCGGGCAGGGTGCCCCGCTGGGCGCGAGCATCCCGCGGCCGGAGGACTTCGAGGAGGCCGGCGACCAGCTCGCCGCGCAGAAGGCCCTGGACTACATGGGCCTCGAAGGCGGTACGCCGCTGCGCGAGGTCAAGGTCGACACCGTGTTCGTCGGCTCCTGCACCAACGGCCGGATCGAGGACCTGCGACTGGCCGCCTCCATCCTCGAGGGCCGCACGGTCGACCCCGACACCCGGCTGCTCGTGGTCCCCGGCTCCGTCCGGGTGCGCCTGCAGGCCGAGGAGGAGGGCCTGGACCGGATCTTCATCGCCGCCGGCGCCGAGTGGCGCGGCGCCGGCTGCTCGATGTGCCTGGGGATGAACCCCGACCAGCTCGCCCCGCAGGAGCGCAGCGCCTCGACCTCGAACCGCAACTTCGAGGGCCGGCAGGGCAAGGGCGGTCGCACCCACCTCGTGTCGGTCCCGGTGGCCGCCGCCACCGCCGTACGCGGAACGCTCTCCGCACCCGCCGACCTCGAGCCCGTCCTGCAGGAGGCCTGA
- a CDS encoding IclR family transcriptional regulator, producing MDNTSGVGVLDKAALVLAALEAGPATLAGLVAGTGLARPTAHRLAVALEHHRLVARDMQGRFVLGPRLTELAAAAGEDRLLAAAGPVLARLRDITGESAQLWRRQGDHRVCVAAAERPSGLRDTIPVGSQLTMSAGSAAQVLLAWEDPERMHRGLQSAAFSATALSGIRRRGWAQSIGEREAGVASVSAPVRSPSGKVIAAVSVSGPLERLSRQPGRMHAPAVLAAADRLSESLRRAAAE from the coding sequence ATGGACAACACTAGCGGAGTCGGCGTTCTGGACAAAGCCGCACTCGTCCTCGCCGCCCTCGAGGCCGGCCCGGCGACGCTCGCCGGCCTGGTCGCCGGCACCGGCCTGGCCCGTCCGACCGCGCACCGACTGGCCGTGGCGCTTGAGCACCACCGCCTGGTGGCCCGGGACATGCAGGGCCGCTTCGTGCTCGGCCCCCGCCTCACCGAGCTGGCCGCCGCGGCCGGGGAGGACCGCCTGCTGGCCGCCGCGGGCCCGGTGCTCGCTCGGCTGCGCGACATCACCGGAGAGTCCGCGCAGCTGTGGCGCCGTCAGGGCGACCACCGCGTGTGCGTGGCCGCCGCCGAGCGCCCGTCGGGCCTGCGCGACACCATCCCCGTCGGCTCGCAGCTCACCATGAGCGCCGGGTCCGCCGCCCAGGTGCTGCTGGCCTGGGAGGACCCGGAGCGGATGCACCGCGGCCTGCAGAGCGCGGCGTTCTCGGCCACCGCCCTCTCCGGGATCCGCCGTCGCGGCTGGGCCCAGTCGATCGGCGAGCGCGAGGCCGGCGTCGCCTCGGTGTCCGCGCCCGTCCGATCCCCCAGCGGCAAGGTGATCGCCGCCGTGTCGGTCTCCGGCCCGCTCGAGCGGCTGTCCCGCCAGCCCGGCCGGATGCACGCCCCCGCCGTCCTCGCCGCCGCTGACCGGCTCTCGGAGAGCCTGCGCCGGGCCGCCGCGGAGTGA
- a CDS encoding methylated-DNA--[protein]-cysteine S-methyltransferase yields the protein MWTVMDTPVGELRLVEHRGELTRIDFAPYQPPRDGLPLGERVDDDPLLAEARDQLAAYFARERRDFDLPLAPRGTDFQQRVWQELRGIGWGETTSYGALALRLGMTGAASRAVGLANGRNPLAIVIPCHRVIGANGKLVGYAGGLERKQTLLALESEALFAL from the coding sequence ATGTGGACCGTGATGGACACGCCGGTGGGCGAGCTGCGGCTCGTCGAGCATCGCGGCGAGCTGACCCGCATCGACTTCGCCCCCTACCAGCCGCCCCGTGACGGCCTCCCGCTGGGCGAGCGCGTCGACGACGACCCGCTGTTGGCGGAGGCCCGCGACCAGCTGGCGGCGTACTTCGCCCGCGAGCGCCGCGACTTCGACCTCCCGCTCGCCCCGCGGGGCACCGACTTCCAGCAGCGGGTGTGGCAGGAGCTGCGCGGCATCGGCTGGGGCGAGACGACGTCGTACGGCGCACTCGCGCTCCGGCTGGGCATGACCGGCGCCGCGTCGCGCGCGGTGGGCCTGGCCAACGGGCGGAACCCGCTCGCGATCGTGATCCCGTGTCACCGGGTGATCGGGGCGAACGGCAAGCTGGTGGGCTACGCCGGGGGCCTGGAGCGCAAGCAGACCCTGCTCGCCCTGGAGTCAGAGGCGCTCTTCGCGCTCTGA
- a CDS encoding AlkA N-terminal domain-containing protein codes for MTTTRHLDAESCYRAVKSRDRRFDGVFYTAVHTTGIYCRPSCPARTPALRNVSFHPTAAAAQAAGFRACKRCLPDATPGSPEWDVAADVAGRAMHLISDGLVDRDGVEGLAAAVGYTPRHLTRVLTAELGAGPLALARARRAQTARVLIETSELAFADVAFASGFASVRQFNDTVREVYAASPSQLRGRPGCRGRGAVTPGELELRIAVRTPFDGRALLRFLAVHAVPGVEAVEGNRYLRTMSLPHGTGVLDVTLTDLPAPGAGTLPVRLHLADLRDTGTAVTRVRRLLDADSDPTAVTGAFTGDPVLGPLRRRRPGLRVPRGVDPDETAVRTVVGQQVSVAGARTVTARLVREYGDPVETGHPALTHLFPSAGSLASVDPAELPMPRSRGRALVGLAAALADGRVDLAGGADRDEARAALLGLAGIGPWTADVIALRALGHPDVFLPTDLAVRSVLAGMGLSGRPEEVAEAWRPWRSYALVHLWTTLTMLDPDKEQ; via the coding sequence ATGACCACGACCCGGCACCTGGACGCGGAGAGCTGCTACCGCGCCGTGAAGAGCCGGGACCGCCGCTTCGACGGGGTCTTCTACACCGCCGTCCACACCACCGGCATCTACTGCCGGCCCTCGTGCCCCGCGCGGACTCCCGCGCTGCGCAACGTCAGCTTCCACCCCACCGCCGCGGCCGCCCAGGCCGCAGGCTTCCGCGCCTGCAAGCGCTGTCTGCCCGATGCCACCCCGGGCTCGCCCGAGTGGGACGTCGCGGCCGACGTGGCCGGCCGGGCCATGCATCTCATCTCCGACGGCCTGGTCGACCGGGACGGCGTCGAGGGCCTCGCGGCGGCGGTCGGCTACACACCGCGGCATCTGACCCGGGTGCTCACCGCCGAGCTCGGCGCCGGTCCGCTCGCCCTCGCCCGGGCCCGCCGCGCGCAGACCGCGCGGGTGCTGATCGAGACCTCCGAGCTCGCCTTCGCCGACGTGGCCTTCGCCTCCGGGTTCGCCAGTGTCCGCCAGTTCAACGACACCGTGCGCGAGGTCTACGCCGCGTCGCCGAGCCAGCTGCGCGGCCGTCCCGGCTGTCGGGGGAGGGGCGCCGTGACGCCCGGCGAGCTCGAGCTCCGGATCGCCGTACGCACCCCCTTCGACGGCCGGGCCCTCCTGCGGTTCCTCGCCGTGCATGCCGTCCCCGGTGTCGAGGCCGTCGAGGGCAACCGCTACCTGCGCACGATGAGCCTGCCCCACGGCACGGGCGTCCTCGACGTCACGCTCACCGACCTGCCCGCGCCCGGAGCCGGCACCCTCCCGGTGCGGCTACACCTGGCGGACCTGCGCGACACGGGCACCGCCGTCACGCGGGTACGGCGGCTCCTGGATGCCGACAGCGACCCGACCGCGGTGACCGGGGCCTTCACCGGCGACCCGGTCCTCGGGCCCCTGCGGCGCCGCCGTCCCGGCCTGCGCGTGCCGCGAGGCGTCGACCCCGACGAGACCGCCGTCCGCACCGTCGTCGGCCAGCAGGTCAGCGTCGCCGGCGCCCGGACGGTCACCGCACGCCTGGTGCGGGAGTACGGCGACCCCGTGGAGACCGGGCACCCGGCGCTCACCCACCTCTTCCCGTCGGCGGGCAGCCTGGCGTCCGTCGACCCGGCGGAGCTGCCGATGCCGCGCTCCCGCGGGCGCGCCCTGGTCGGCCTCGCCGCCGCGCTGGCCGACGGCCGGGTCGACCTCGCGGGCGGCGCGGACCGCGACGAGGCCCGCGCCGCGCTCCTCGGCCTGGCGGGGATCGGGCCCTGGACCGCCGACGTCATCGCGCTGCGCGCGCTCGGGCACCCCGACGTCTTCCTGCCCACCGACCTCGCCGTGCGCTCCGTGCTCGCCGGCATGGGGCTGTCCGGCAGACCGGAGGAGGTCGCCGAGGCCTGGCGGCCCTGGCGCTCCTACGCGCTGGTGCACCTGTGGACCACCCTGACCATGCTCGACCCGGACAAGGAGCAGTGA
- a CDS encoding Asp23/Gls24 family envelope stress response protein encodes MSRHADRPVSTPPKSVPLAAVLGILVALLLIALGVVGLREVAVDQGWTSGQSWFASLAQSLDGLQASTAVTVPAVIAGLVGLFLLYAALAPAGRTHTAARGDADVWFTPDAVANLARSAADRAPGVVAADVTRSSRKRVGLGILTQRGSGDALASAREAADAAVAPLAGVKVSVQQDKEI; translated from the coding sequence ATGAGCCGTCACGCCGATCGACCGGTGTCCACACCGCCGAAGTCGGTGCCGCTCGCCGCGGTGCTCGGGATCCTCGTGGCGCTGCTGCTGATCGCCCTGGGGGTGGTCGGCCTGCGAGAGGTGGCCGTCGACCAGGGATGGACGAGCGGGCAGTCGTGGTTCGCCAGCCTGGCGCAGAGTCTCGACGGACTGCAGGCGAGCACCGCCGTCACCGTCCCGGCCGTGATCGCCGGCTTGGTGGGGCTGTTCCTCCTCTACGCCGCGCTCGCGCCGGCCGGCCGCACCCACACCGCCGCCCGCGGCGACGCGGACGTCTGGTTCACCCCGGACGCCGTGGCCAACCTGGCCCGGTCCGCGGCCGACCGTGCCCCGGGCGTGGTGGCCGCGGACGTGACCCGCAGCAGCCGCAAGCGGGTCGGGCTCGGCATCCTCACCCAGCGCGGTTCGGGCGACGCACTCGCCTCCGCACGAGAGGCGGCCGACGCCGCCGTGGCTCCGCTGGCCGGCGTGAAGGTGTCGGTGCAGCAGGACAAGGAGATCTGA
- a CDS encoding alkaline shock response membrane anchor protein AmaP — protein MAEPATAESTTRTPDAPAERGTLDVRNRALQHLVERVALDVPGVVRRSAALGGLGSGSPNADVRAQGDTARVVLSVDAAWPVNVTELGERVRDRVLTEGTRLSGVRITSVDVTVHAVTETDERRRVQ, from the coding sequence GTGGCTGAGCCGGCCACGGCAGAGTCGACGACCCGCACGCCCGACGCCCCCGCCGAGCGCGGGACCCTGGACGTCCGCAACCGCGCTCTCCAGCACCTGGTGGAGCGCGTCGCGCTCGACGTCCCGGGAGTCGTCCGTCGCAGCGCCGCCCTCGGCGGACTCGGCTCGGGGAGCCCGAATGCCGACGTACGCGCCCAGGGCGACACCGCACGGGTCGTGCTCAGCGTCGACGCCGCCTGGCCCGTCAACGTGACCGAGCTGGGTGAGCGCGTCCGTGACCGCGTCCTCACCGAGGGCACCCGTCTCTCGGGGGTCCGCATCACCAGCGTCGACGTCACCGTGCACGCGGTCACCGAGACTGACGAACGGAGGAGAGTGCAATGA
- a CDS encoding DUF2273 domain-containing protein has product MTTSTLGLLCGLLLTIAIVAGGFTGLLLAVVLGAGGYLIGGQIDGELDVRALARGRRG; this is encoded by the coding sequence ATGACCACCTCCACACTCGGCCTTCTGTGCGGGCTGCTCCTGACGATCGCGATCGTCGCCGGCGGCTTCACCGGTCTGCTGCTCGCCGTCGTGCTCGGCGCCGGCGGCTACCTGATCGGTGGGCAGATCGACGGCGAGCTGGACGTGCGCGCCCTCGCGCGAGGACGTCGTGGCTGA
- a CDS encoding Asp23/Gls24 family envelope stress response protein — protein MSSDAVTATPEGSTDADKVAAAVTAVPGVHDMHSGRLGEVATYLPGRRVPGVRLTPESTDVHVVLDWGAPVEGTAAAVRQAVRSLDLSLPAAVDVVIEDVADPSAS, from the coding sequence GTGTCCAGTGACGCCGTGACCGCCACGCCCGAGGGGTCGACCGACGCCGACAAGGTGGCGGCGGCCGTGACGGCAGTGCCCGGTGTGCATGACATGCACTCGGGGCGGCTCGGCGAGGTCGCGACCTATCTCCCGGGACGACGCGTCCCGGGGGTGCGGCTCACGCCGGAGTCGACCGACGTCCACGTCGTCCTCGACTGGGGTGCACCCGTCGAGGGCACGGCCGCGGCCGTGCGGCAGGCGGTCAGGTCGCTCGACCTGTCCCTGCCGGCCGCGGTGGACGTCGTCATCGAGGACGTCGCTGATCCCTCGGCGTCATGA